One Thermodesulfobacteriota bacterium genomic region harbors:
- a CDS encoding enoyl-CoA hydratase/isomerase family protein, giving the protein MMENLVLREKQGHIGLVTLNRPDEMNTFTVPFANQLAQALTDLENDPEVKVVVVKANGKHFCTGIQLDQFKEKSHKQYRDFLYQIDEFYHTLADMKTVTIASVQGYCLANGAGLAYACDMTVSADSATYGTTAINVGLICLGPAVPMIEIVGKKKAMEMILSGNVIKADEAEKLGLVNNVVPLQDLEAETMKLAEELASKSPSSLKIGKEGLNRLYDHTYHDSLNAMDDLFAALCATEDAEEGVKAFLEKRKPVWKDR; this is encoded by the coding sequence GAATACTTTTACAGTGCCTTTTGCCAATCAGCTGGCACAGGCTTTGACGGATCTGGAAAATGATCCTGAAGTTAAAGTGGTAGTGGTAAAAGCCAATGGAAAGCATTTCTGTACCGGAATTCAACTGGACCAGTTTAAGGAAAAATCCCATAAACAATACCGTGATTTCCTGTATCAGATTGACGAGTTCTACCACACGCTGGCAGACATGAAGACGGTAACGATTGCATCGGTACAGGGGTATTGTTTGGCCAATGGAGCAGGCCTTGCGTATGCCTGTGATATGACGGTTTCAGCAGATTCCGCCACTTATGGGACAACGGCCATTAATGTGGGTTTGATCTGTCTGGGGCCTGCGGTTCCCATGATTGAAATAGTCGGCAAAAAGAAAGCCATGGAAATGATATTGAGCGGGAATGTGATCAAAGCGGATGAAGCCGAAAAGCTTGGCCTGGTGAATAACGTGGTTCCTTTGCAAGATCTGGAAGCGGAAACCATGAAACTGGCCGAAGAGTTGGCTTCGAAAAGCCCATCTTCACTAAAAATCGGAAAAGAAGGACTAAACAGGCTGTATGATCATACATACCATGACAGCTTGAATGCCATGGATGACCTGTTTGCTGCCTTGTGTGCTACCGAAGATGCCGAAGAAGGAGTGAAAGCCTTCCTGGAAAAACGCAAGCCAGTTTGGAAAGATCGATAA
- a CDS encoding MarR family transcriptional regulator has protein sequence MKKISKVFPLDNSPGYIINSLAREMNVCLYRSFREKGFEITAQQWAVLNRLWEMEGLHQSKLAQKTTKNRHNMTMIIKQLEVKGFIEKRSDTQDKRLQRVYLTKRGKDLRKKLIPIAIDTIEKLFRGVNPKDMVAIRRIHKTITHNLKTI, from the coding sequence ATGAAAAAAATTTCGAAGGTTTTTCCGCTCGATAATTCACCTGGATATATAATAAATAGTTTGGCAAGAGAAATGAATGTTTGCCTTTACCGTTCTTTCCGTGAAAAAGGATTTGAAATTACGGCTCAACAATGGGCTGTTTTGAATCGGTTATGGGAGATGGAGGGATTACACCAGAGTAAACTTGCTCAGAAAACAACGAAAAACAGACATAATATGACTATGATTATTAAACAATTAGAAGTTAAAGGTTTCATTGAAAAAAGATCGGATACCCAAGACAAGAGACTGCAGCGAGTATATCTAACGAAAAGGGGTAAAGATTTAAGAAAAAAGCTAATACCAATTGCCATCGATACTATTGAAAAGCTTTTTAGAGGCGTAAACCCTAAAGATATGGTGGCTATTAGGAGAATACACAAAACAATTACTCACAACCTTAAAACCATATGA
- a CDS encoding methylated-DNA--[protein]-cysteine S-methyltransferase yields MHSYDYSQQSDDYKRIEKAIQYLEANFKSQPTLEKIAESVHLSKYHFDRMFKRWAGISPIQFMQFMTLDYTKERLAESKSILETALDAGLSGPSRLHDLFVTFEAMTPGEFKKQGAGLEIFYDFCDSPFGDCLIATTERGICHLGFVKGDKRSEALNQLFETWPGAVFTESHKPINLIAKDIFRYDRNKNPGPFNLHLKGTNFQINVWKALLSIPEGWVVSYQDIASHIGHPKAFRAVANAIAINPVAYLIPCHRVIAKSGKIHQYRWGSARKKALIGWEAARSA; encoded by the coding sequence ATGCATTCATACGATTATTCCCAGCAATCAGACGATTACAAAAGAATCGAAAAGGCCATTCAGTATTTAGAAGCCAATTTTAAATCCCAACCGACATTGGAAAAAATTGCAGAAAGTGTTCATCTTAGCAAATATCATTTTGATCGTATGTTTAAACGGTGGGCAGGAATAAGTCCGATCCAATTCATGCAGTTTATGACCCTCGACTACACCAAAGAACGACTGGCCGAGTCAAAGAGTATCCTTGAAACAGCCTTGGACGCGGGTCTGTCAGGGCCCAGTCGCCTTCATGATTTATTCGTTACCTTTGAAGCGATGACGCCTGGCGAATTTAAGAAACAGGGGGCAGGACTGGAAATATTTTATGATTTCTGTGACTCTCCATTCGGCGACTGCCTGATTGCCACCACAGAACGAGGCATTTGTCATCTTGGATTTGTAAAAGGGGATAAACGGTCCGAAGCGTTGAACCAGCTTTTTGAAACGTGGCCTGGAGCCGTATTCACTGAAAGCCACAAACCCATCAATTTAATTGCGAAGGATATATTCAGATATGATCGGAATAAAAATCCAGGCCCGTTTAATTTACACCTTAAGGGTACAAACTTTCAAATAAATGTATGGAAAGCTCTATTGAGCATCCCCGAAGGATGGGTGGTAAGCTACCAAGATATTGCCTCTCATATAGGACACCCCAAAGCATTTCGGGCGGTTGCGAACGCCATTGCCATCAATCCCGTTGCTTATCTAATTCCTTGCCATAGGGTGATTGCTAAATCTGGAAAAATCCATCAATATCGTTGGGGATCTGCGAGAAAGAAGGCTTTGATTGGATGGGAAGCCGCGAGATCGGCATAA
- a CDS encoding pyridoxal-dependent decarboxylase, with protein sequence MEDKYSVLDIALTEAKKWVSEIDDRPVRSKLTFDELEEKIKFPLNNSSIPAEDVVKHIIDSAKDGLLGCAGGRFFAWVIGGSLPSALASDWLVSSWDQNSALYACSPATSIIEETAGEWILELLDLPRESSFAFTTGCQLAHFTCLSAARNKVLKNVGWSVSQDGLFGAPPIKVFTSQHRHGSVDRAIRYLGLGNKSLQAINTNDQGEILVSEFESSLQEFEGPKIVVLDAADLNIAAFDSFSELIPIARQHGAWIHVDGAFGLFARANPNKKDLTKGIELADSWATDAHKWLNVPFDCGIAIVKDKDSHREAMTIQASYIASDKIARDQIDWNPEWSRRARGVPVYAALRELGKEGVSDLVARTCKFCEMIIEKIGELPGAEIIWKSKLNQGLLRFRDLKQNAGEIDHDTQTQKIIDAVNDSGVAFFSPTTWENRLAMRVSVVNWRTNESDVKKTVEIFHKLLS encoded by the coding sequence ATGGAAGATAAATATTCAGTATTGGACATTGCTTTGACAGAGGCAAAAAAATGGGTTAGCGAAATTGATGACAGACCTGTTAGATCGAAATTAACATTTGATGAACTAGAGGAAAAAATCAAGTTCCCTTTGAATAATTCGAGCATACCAGCCGAAGATGTAGTTAAGCATATTATTGATTCTGCCAAGGATGGTCTACTGGGATGTGCTGGTGGAAGATTTTTTGCCTGGGTAATTGGAGGTTCACTTCCTTCTGCATTGGCATCAGACTGGCTTGTCAGTAGCTGGGATCAAAATTCCGCACTTTATGCCTGTAGTCCTGCTACAAGTATAATTGAAGAGACAGCAGGTGAATGGATATTGGAATTACTTGATTTGCCGAGAGAGAGTTCCTTCGCGTTTACCACCGGTTGTCAGCTTGCGCATTTTACCTGTCTATCAGCAGCAAGAAACAAGGTATTAAAAAACGTCGGGTGGTCTGTTTCCCAAGATGGGCTTTTTGGCGCTCCCCCAATTAAGGTGTTTACCAGTCAGCATCGACATGGGTCCGTCGACCGTGCGATACGCTATCTTGGACTTGGAAACAAATCGCTTCAAGCAATTAATACGAATGACCAGGGTGAAATACTCGTTTCAGAGTTTGAAAGCTCTTTGCAGGAATTCGAAGGACCTAAAATAGTCGTTTTAGATGCTGCTGATCTAAATATCGCAGCTTTTGATTCATTCTCTGAGCTTATTCCCATCGCACGACAGCATGGTGCTTGGATTCATGTTGATGGTGCTTTCGGTCTTTTTGCTCGTGCGAATCCAAACAAAAAGGATCTTACAAAAGGTATCGAACTGGCTGATAGTTGGGCAACCGATGCCCATAAATGGCTTAATGTTCCTTTCGATTGTGGGATAGCGATTGTTAAGGATAAGGACTCTCACCGAGAGGCGATGACAATACAAGCATCTTATATTGCTTCTGATAAGATAGCCAGAGATCAAATTGATTGGAATCCGGAATGGTCACGCAGAGCGCGAGGAGTCCCTGTTTATGCCGCTTTAAGAGAACTTGGGAAAGAAGGCGTTTCTGACTTAGTAGCAAGAACCTGTAAGTTTTGTGAAATGATAATTGAAAAAATAGGAGAGCTGCCTGGTGCTGAAATCATATGGAAGTCAAAACTAAATCAGGGGCTGCTAAGATTTCGTGATTTAAAACAGAATGCAGGTGAAATAGATCATGATACTCAGACACAAAAAATTATTGATGCCGTTAATGATTCTGGAGTCGCATTTTTCTCACCAACTACCTGGGAGAATCGACTGGCAATGCGCGTAAGTGTTGTAAATTGGCGAACAAACGAAAGTGATGTAAAGAAAACGGTAGAAATATTTCACAAATTGTTATCTTAA
- a CDS encoding D-glycerate dehydrogenase, with protein sequence MERKKILVSRLFPEVGLDLLEQEGFELTRWSEDRPMTPAELVDNCQGHQALFCTVTEAIDRKFLEQCRHLDIISQFAVGYDNIDVNYATSLGIPIGNTPDVMTEATADIAFGLMIATARKMFFNHKLISNGEWGYFRPKGHLGMELAGKTLGVFGMGRIGMAMARRCRGAYNMNILYCSRSSYPKAEKNLGARKVELKDLLGQSDVVSVHCPLTPETYGIFDEAAFKQMKSSAIFINTARGPVHNQVDLIAALASGEIRGAGLDVTDPEPMDRNNPLLSMENACVLPHIGSATREARNGMSRLAAENIIEFYQTGSVPHVVNPQVLRRQP encoded by the coding sequence ATGGAACGAAAAAAAATATTAGTGAGCCGGCTGTTTCCCGAAGTTGGGCTGGATCTGCTGGAACAAGAGGGATTTGAACTGACCCGCTGGTCCGAGGACAGACCTATGACTCCGGCGGAGTTGGTTGACAATTGCCAGGGACATCAGGCCCTGTTTTGTACCGTCACCGAAGCCATTGATCGCAAATTTCTGGAGCAATGCCGTCATCTGGATATCATTTCCCAGTTTGCCGTGGGATATGACAATATTGATGTGAACTATGCCACAAGCCTTGGAATTCCCATCGGGAATACCCCGGATGTCATGACCGAGGCTACGGCCGATATTGCTTTTGGACTGATGATTGCTACAGCCCGGAAGATGTTTTTCAACCATAAACTCATTTCAAATGGAGAATGGGGATATTTCAGACCAAAGGGACATCTGGGAATGGAACTAGCAGGTAAAACCCTGGGCGTTTTTGGCATGGGACGGATTGGAATGGCAATGGCCCGACGGTGCCGGGGTGCTTATAACATGAATATTCTCTACTGCAGCAGAAGCTCTTATCCTAAAGCTGAAAAAAACCTGGGTGCCCGTAAAGTGGAACTTAAAGATTTACTGGGCCAAAGTGATGTCGTCTCGGTTCACTGCCCCCTGACCCCTGAAACCTATGGAATTTTTGACGAGGCTGCATTTAAACAAATGAAATCCTCTGCCATTTTCATCAATACGGCCCGGGGCCCGGTCCACAACCAAGTCGACCTCATTGCAGCCCTTGCGTCCGGAGAAATCCGGGGCGCAGGCCTGGATGTCACCGACCCGGAGCCCATGGACAGAAACAATCCCCTGCTGTCCATGGAAAATGCCTGCGTGCTGCCCCATATCGGTTCAGCCACCCGGGAAGCCAGGAACGGCATGTCCAGGCTGGCCGCTGAAAATATCATTGAATTCTACCAGACCGGGTCTGTCCCCCATGTGGTCAACCCCCAGGTGTTGCGCCGCCAGCCCTGA
- a CDS encoding sulfite exporter TauE/SafE family protein, whose amino-acid sequence MEGRGILFGISGALGTFVGAFIASHLPGKMLTVAFGIAIILGALRMLTAKPPKIDEEPSDSLTVFILRGLPLGVVSGIIGIGGGVLIIPIMVFFLKFEIHQAVGTSTALMIFTAMGGALSYGINGLCIEGLPPYSTGYLNWYQWIILAGVSTPWAGWEPTRPIFCRPNSSNISLSS is encoded by the coding sequence TTGGAAGGCAGGGGTATCCTTTTCGGCATCTCCGGGGCCCTGGGTACCTTCGTTGGTGCTTTTATCGCTTCCCATTTGCCGGGAAAAATGCTAACTGTGGCATTCGGCATCGCCATCATTCTCGGTGCTCTGCGGATGCTCACCGCCAAGCCGCCTAAAATCGATGAAGAACCCAGCGACAGCCTGACCGTTTTCATCCTGCGGGGTCTTCCCCTGGGGGTTGTCTCCGGCATTATCGGGATCGGTGGCGGTGTCTTGATAATCCCTATCATGGTGTTCTTCCTCAAATTTGAGATACACCAGGCGGTAGGCACCTCAACAGCTCTAATGATCTTCACCGCTATGGGGGGCGCACTTTCCTATGGGATCAATGGTCTGTGTATCGAAGGGCTGCCGCCATATTCGACGGGATATCTGAACTGGTACCAGTGGATTATTTTGGCAGGAGTCAGCACCCCCTGGGCCGGGTGGGAGCCAACACGGCCCATTTTCTGCCGGCCAAACAGCTCAAATATCTCTTTATCATCGTAA
- a CDS encoding response regulator, with protein MKNILIVDDEESLLLIIASRFKNCRGRFTVFTALNGKEAIKILETQKINIVVTDLKMPVMDGFKLLIYMSNNFPSIPVIVNTAYSNPEIQLKLDAIGAIRVLDKAVDFDLLLEVVMQELQDHPSGSIRGISTSGFLQLIEVEHKTCLLEVQSAGQTKGLLYIVKGDLYDATCGDLSGEDAAYKVIGWKKVQLSLKELPTNKIKKRIKKKTMAVVMESMRRVDETEIAMKSQPDAPDETAPKSAAKTETTVTSKFVQETLETDDDFESALPAGEEDTFSREVTDILDVFNESSKPEKQRNTSEKEKVTSATTEGEGDTSIPPNRTPLSGNLSKKKIAQKTVQQIAMARGVSSNEMGKMLKFALERIRTILNVEAANLYLRENEQIKIAMASDAKARSMEKVQFKVGQGIAGRGVAMGKAIMLNDAKKLSRFYREIHPQTDHIIRSALCTPLLSHGRIVGVVEVLNKIEGDFDAEDEKILKPISVAIAEALQHFQTNSRTPTTSA; from the coding sequence ATGAAAAATATATTGATCGTAGATGACGAAGAATCGTTGTTGTTGATTATCGCCAGCCGGTTCAAAAACTGTCGCGGCCGTTTTACGGTATTTACCGCCCTGAACGGCAAAGAAGCGATAAAGATATTAGAAACTCAAAAAATAAACATAGTTGTCACCGATCTCAAAATGCCGGTGATGGATGGCTTCAAATTGCTGATTTACATGAGCAACAACTTTCCTTCCATCCCGGTCATTGTCAACACCGCTTACAGCAATCCCGAGATACAGTTAAAACTTGATGCCATCGGAGCCATAAGGGTTTTGGACAAAGCGGTGGATTTCGACCTGTTGCTGGAAGTCGTCATGCAAGAACTCCAAGACCACCCATCCGGCTCCATTAGAGGCATATCCACCAGCGGTTTCCTCCAGCTTATCGAAGTGGAGCACAAAACATGCTTGCTGGAAGTGCAGAGTGCAGGTCAGACCAAGGGGCTGCTTTACATCGTCAAGGGAGATCTTTACGATGCCACGTGTGGTGACCTTTCCGGTGAAGATGCCGCATACAAGGTCATCGGATGGAAAAAAGTGCAGCTTTCCCTGAAAGAGCTTCCCACCAATAAAATAAAGAAACGCATCAAAAAGAAAACGATGGCGGTGGTCATGGAGAGTATGCGTAGAGTAGACGAGACGGAAATAGCTATGAAATCGCAGCCGGATGCACCTGACGAAACAGCTCCCAAAAGTGCGGCAAAAACCGAGACGACAGTCACGTCAAAGTTCGTTCAGGAAACTCTGGAAACCGATGACGACTTTGAGAGTGCATTACCTGCTGGAGAAGAAGATACGTTTTCACGTGAAGTGACGGATATTCTTGACGTGTTCAACGAGTCAAGTAAACCGGAAAAACAACGCAACACATCCGAGAAAGAAAAGGTTACTTCGGCAACCACTGAAGGTGAAGGAGATACCTCAATCCCGCCCAACCGTACTCCTTTGAGCGGAAATTTGTCCAAGAAGAAGATTGCCCAGAAAACCGTGCAGCAGATTGCAATGGCCCGTGGGGTATCGTCTAACGAAATGGGTAAAATGCTCAAATTCGCCTTGGAAAGGATACGCACCATTCTGAACGTTGAGGCTGCCAACTTGTATTTGAGAGAAAATGAACAAATCAAAATCGCCATGGCATCCGATGCGAAGGCTCGATCAATGGAGAAGGTGCAGTTTAAAGTCGGCCAAGGGATCGCTGGTCGTGGCGTGGCTATGGGCAAGGCGATCATGCTCAATGATGCCAAAAAATTATCCCGGTTTTATCGCGAAATCCACCCTCAGACGGACCATATAATCCGATCGGCCCTCTGCACCCCCTTGCTATCGCATGGGAGGATTGTCGGTGTCGTCGAAGTGCTCAATAAGATCGAAGGCGACTTCGATGCCGAAGACGAAAAGATCCTAAAGCCAATCTCGGTCGCCATTGCTGAAGCCTTGCAGCACTTCCAGACCAACAGCCGCACGCCGACAACGTCCGCCTGA
- a CDS encoding nucleotidyl transferase AbiEii/AbiGii toxin family protein — protein sequence MPEKLLFANDYTKENVELVRQTCLYVSTKLGDLLDDLVVVGGLVPSLLIPDESLPAAEDVHIGTMDLDLGLSLAILDRKRYEDLTQRLHRSGFEPDENEEGNITFQRWKVLTSSGLKVTVDFLIPPSLDTDKGGDLRHIEKDLAAVITPGLRLAFQDKKKVPLKGVTLMGEKAEREIWVCGPGAFIILKALAFHQRGENKDAYDLYFVIRNYGSGIDEVCECLNPLLKEAETKKALEILTRDFVDPDSLGPSRVAQFQYNEPNPDLQADVAGYIRELLDKCSKVGS from the coding sequence ATGCCTGAAAAACTTTTATTCGCTAACGATTACACGAAAGAAAATGTAGAGTTAGTGCGTCAAACTTGCCTTTACGTCTCCACAAAACTCGGAGATCTGTTGGATGATCTCGTGGTCGTTGGTGGCCTGGTACCCTCGCTTTTAATTCCGGATGAATCCCTTCCTGCAGCTGAAGATGTCCATATCGGGACCATGGATTTGGATCTTGGCCTTTCTTTGGCGATCCTCGACAGGAAACGATATGAGGATCTTACTCAAAGGCTTCACCGATCGGGTTTTGAGCCAGATGAAAACGAGGAGGGTAATATTACATTTCAAAGATGGAAGGTTCTCACCTCCTCTGGTTTGAAGGTGACTGTGGATTTTCTGATTCCACCAAGCCTTGATACTGACAAGGGAGGCGATCTACGCCACATTGAAAAGGATCTTGCTGCCGTTATAACCCCAGGCCTTCGTTTGGCGTTTCAAGATAAAAAGAAAGTCCCTTTGAAAGGTGTCACATTGATGGGTGAAAAGGCTGAGCGTGAAATATGGGTGTGTGGTCCTGGTGCCTTTATTATACTGAAAGCTCTGGCATTTCATCAAAGAGGTGAAAATAAAGACGCGTATGATCTTTATTTTGTGATTCGAAATTATGGTAGTGGAATTGATGAGGTCTGCGAATGCCTCAACCCATTATTGAAGGAGGCAGAAACAAAAAAGGCGCTTGAAATCTTGACCCGCGACTTTGTTGATCCGGATAGTCTTGGGCCGAGCCGTGTTGCACAGTTTCAATACAATGAGCCAAACCCGGATCTCCAGGCGGATGTCGCTGGATATATTCGTGAACTGCTGGATAAGTGCTCGAAAGTTGGATCGTAG
- a CDS encoding type IV toxin-antitoxin system AbiEi family antitoxin — protein sequence MDSTEKQAITKAPGILANLFELPEKTVVVVSQESDSGLNFLLKVAGYNFQVECKSSSSRAPLLMAIRQIAGFRTSFDKNDIPLIVVPYMVRSGMDLCKEHGVSWIDLSGNAHIKAPGLLIHIEGRPNKFKKAGRPANVFAPKGARIVRRLLIDPKQGHNQRELSQITGLDEGYTSRIVRRLEELHLIDRDDKGALKPSNPDELLEAWLEAYDFSKHQIIKGHVAARSGEELLKKMTRILSDQKVDYAATGLAGAWQYTHFANFRLVTLFLADSPGENFFDQLHFREDDRGANTWIVVPNDKGVFHGSSDQAGIVCVHPAQVYLDLKGHPERAKEAASMVRQERLKWRRDA from the coding sequence ATGGATTCAACCGAAAAACAGGCAATCACAAAAGCCCCGGGGATTCTGGCGAATTTGTTTGAACTGCCGGAAAAAACCGTGGTCGTTGTTTCCCAAGAAAGCGATTCTGGTTTGAATTTTCTTCTGAAAGTAGCTGGTTACAATTTCCAGGTGGAATGTAAAAGCTCATCGTCCAGAGCGCCACTGCTTATGGCAATACGCCAAATTGCGGGGTTCAGAACCTCTTTTGATAAGAATGACATCCCGTTGATTGTCGTACCCTATATGGTAAGATCCGGAATGGATCTCTGCAAAGAGCATGGTGTGTCCTGGATCGATCTATCAGGAAACGCTCATATCAAAGCTCCAGGTCTTTTGATTCATATCGAAGGCCGGCCAAACAAATTTAAAAAAGCCGGCCGGCCGGCCAACGTGTTTGCACCTAAAGGTGCCCGAATCGTGCGGCGGTTGCTTATTGATCCGAAACAAGGCCACAACCAGCGAGAGCTTTCGCAAATCACGGGTTTGGACGAAGGATATACCAGCAGGATAGTCCGAAGACTGGAGGAGCTCCATCTGATAGATAGAGATGATAAAGGGGCTTTGAAACCGTCAAATCCGGATGAGCTTCTTGAGGCCTGGCTTGAGGCTTACGATTTTTCAAAGCATCAGATCATCAAAGGACACGTTGCCGCTCGATCGGGAGAGGAACTGCTCAAGAAAATGACCCGGATCCTTTCCGACCAAAAAGTCGATTACGCCGCAACTGGACTGGCCGGCGCCTGGCAATACACCCACTTTGCCAATTTCCGACTGGTCACCCTATTCTTGGCTGATTCGCCCGGGGAAAACTTTTTTGACCAGCTCCATTTTAGGGAGGATGATCGCGGCGCAAACACTTGGATAGTCGTTCCCAACGATAAAGGTGTTTTCCATGGATCGTCGGATCAGGCAGGTATTGTCTGTGTACACCCGGCACAAGTATATCTTGATCTCAAGGGACATCCTGAACGGGCGAAAGAGGCCGCTTCGATGGTTCGCCAGGAACGACTAAAATGGAGGAGGGATGCCTGA